GTCccctcctctttctatctctctcTCAATGCAGCTGTTCCAAAAAAAATTCACAAACTCCAAATTAACTTATGCACTAATCGTTTCCTCCCGATCTTAATTCTTTTCCAATCCTCCTTGGGCATAATGCTTCACGCTTTACCCAAAATTCACCTTTTATCATTCTCCCATGTACTTTGATCTAtgttttatactccctccgtctaggtgtgtaagtcatttTACGTtatgcaccgcgaccaaggcggagaggaaaacgagaaaacttaatgtctttttgctaattaatagcgttgcatgcaatgaactaaccaccgcatgtcatgtttggtagtctcaagtcgttgaaagcatgcatggcccacatctcttattggttgatatgccACAAAACAAGAAAtaaggagggagttaatgtaccgtgcctaagtgttttgggattatttgatTTTCgcaaggtgacttacacacctagacgaaGGGAGTATATAAAGCGAGTCACGAGCTTGTTTGGAGAGAGACAGCCTCACACCAGCCTGATGTACTTTTAACAACAGTATGAGCAATCCTTACGTTTGAGAACAGCTTGCACCGACACATCCATAGTTCATTGAGACGAAGAGAGCCATGCGTTCCATCTTTCTACTACGCACGTTTGTAGCTCAGCTAGACTCGAAGAGCGAATTTTCATAGTTAAGTTGCATGCGATAAATATCCATGGTTGTTAGTATCAGATTGACTCGATCTGTGGTGTATTAGGTCGGCTGGACCCAACCATCATCGCCCAAACCCTAAGTGACAACAATGATTCTGATGCTGGTATTGCTAGCGATATGATTCATCCAGCGATCATAGTTAAGTTGCATGCGATAAATATCCATGGTTGTTAGTATCAGATTGACTCGATCTGTGGTGTATTAGGTCGGCTGGACCCAACCATCATCGCCCAAACCCTAAGTGACAACAATGATTCTGATGCTGGTATTGCTAGCGATATGATTCATCCAGCGATCGAATATGCAAATTCGCACGTGCGTTCCTGTGTGAATCTATACATACACAACTGAGACATTGTCTTGTTCAGAGGATTTAGTCAAGGCCGTATGTTAGCAGGTACAACCAGAGCAGATGAACATGGCCCCAAAAATTGGAGGGCGCCCGACTATAGGCAATTATTGTGTTAAACAGAGTATTAATTAGCACTAAAAATGATGGAAATATCACAACCCAAGGCCCATGCAACCTCCAATCCCGATCCATCAATTACTCCCGGCGCCCTCCAGTcccctcttctctctctctctatcaaTATAGCTATTCAAAAAAATAAATTTCACAAACTCCAAATTAACTCATCGACCAATCGTTTCCTCCAGATCTCAATTCTTTTCAAATCCTCCTTGGGCATAATGCTTCACGATTTACCCAAGATTCACCTTGTATCATTCGCCCAGGTACTTTGATCTATGTTTTATATATAAAGCGAGGCACGAACCTGTTTGGAGAGAGACTGCCTCACACCATCCTGATGTACTTTTTACAACAGTATGAAAAATCCTTACTTTTGAGAACAGCTTGCACCGACACATCCATAGTTTATTGAGACGAAGAGTGCCATGAGTTCCATCTTTCGCCTGCGCACGTTTGTAGCTCAGCTAGAATCGGAGAGCGAAATTTGAGAGTTAACATGCATGTGTTAATATATCCATGATTGTTCGGCTGGACCCGTCCATCGCCAAACCCCGTAAGTGACAATGATGATTATACTCCTGTTATTGCCAGCGATGTGGTTCATGCTGCGATCGAATCTGCAAATTCATGTGTGCGTCTCTGTATGAACTATACGAATACAGGTCAGATATTGTCTTGTGTAGACGATTGAGTCAAGGCCCTACGTTAGCAGGTGCAACCGGAGCGGATGAAGAAGGCCCCAAAAACTAGAGGGCGCCCGACTACTGATAATTATTGTGTTAAACAAAGATTTAATTATAGCTAAAAAATGATCGAAATATCATAGCCAAAGGCCCATGCAACCTCCAATCCCGATCCATCAATTACTCCCGGCACCCTCCGGTcccctcttctctctctctctctctctctctctctctctctctctctctccctctctctctctctcaatgcAGCTATTAACAAACAATAAATTTCACAAACTCCAAATTAACTCAGGGACCAATCGTTTCCTCTTGATCTTGATTCTTTTCCAATCCTCCATGGGCATAATGCTTCACGATTTACCCAAAATTCACCTTGTATCATTCACCCATGTACTAAAGGGAGGCATGAGCCTTTTTAGAGAGAGACTGCCTCACACCATCCTGATGTACTTTTTACAACAGTATGAAAAATCCTTACTTTTGAGAACAGCTTGCACCGACACATCCATAGTTTATTGGGACGAAGAGTGCCATGAGTTCCATCTTTCGCCTGCGCACGTTTGTAGCTCAGCTAGAATCGGAGAGCGAAATTTGAGAGTTAACATGCATGTGTTAATATATCCATGATTGTTCGGCTGGACCCGTCCATCGCCAAACCCCGTAAGTGACAATGATGATTCTACTCCTGTTATTGCCAGCGATGTGGTTCATGCTGCGATCGAATCTGCAAATTCATGTGTGCGTCTCTGTATGAACTATACGAATACAGGTCAGATATTGCTTGTGTAGACGATTGAGTCAAGGCCCTATGTTAGCAGGTGCAACCGGAGCGGATGAACAAGGCCCCAAAAACTAGAGGGCGCCCGACTAATGATAATTATTGTGTTAAACAAAGATTTAATTATAGCTAAAAAATGATCGAAATATCATAGCCAAAGGCCCATGCAACCTCCAATCCCGATCCATCAATTACTCCCGGCACCCTCCGGTcccctcttctctctctctctctctctctctctccctctctctctctctctctcaatgcAGCTATTAACAAACAATAAATTTCACAAACTCCAAATTAACTCAGGGACCAATCGTTTCCTCTTGATCTTGATTCTTTTCCAATCCTCCATGGGCATAATGCTTCACGATTTACCCAAAATTCACCTTGTATCATTCACCCATGTACTAAAGGGAGGCATGAGCCTTTTTGGAGAGAGACTGCCTCACACCATCCTGATGTACTTTTTACAACAGTATGAAAAATCCTTACTTTTGAGAACAGCTTGCACCGACACATCCATAGTTTATTGGGACGAAGAGTGCCATGAGTTCCATCTTTCGCCTGCGCACGTTTGTAGCTCAGCTAGAATCGGAGAGCGAAATTTGAGAGTTAACATGCATGTGTTAATATATCCATGATTGTTCGGCTGGACCCGTCCATCGCCAAACCCCGTAAGTGACAATGATGATTCTACTCCTGTTATTGCCAGCGATGTGGTTCATGCTGCGATCGAATCTGCAAATTCATGTGTGCGTCTCTGTATGAACTATACGAATACAGGTCAGATATTGTCTTGTGTAGACGATTGAGTCAAGGCCCTACGTTAGCAGGTGCAACCGGAGCGGATGAACAAGGCCCCAAAAACTAGAGGGCGCCCGACTGCTGATAATTATTGTGTTAAACAAAGATTTAATTATAGCTAAAAAATGATCGAAATATCATAGCCAAAGGCCCATGCAACCTCCAATACCGATCCATCAATTACTCCCGGCACCCTCCGGTcccctcttctctctctctctctctctctctctctctctctctccctctctctctctctctcaatgcAGCTATTAACAAACAATAAATTTCACAAACTCCAAATTAACTCAGGGACCAATCGTTTCCTCTTGATCTTGATTCTTTTCCAATCCTCCATGGGCATAATGCTTCACGATTTACCCAAAATTCACCTTGTATCATTCACCCATGTACTAAAGGGAGGCATGAGCCTTTTTGGAGAGAGACTGCCTCACACTAGCCTGATGTTCTTTTTACAGCAGTATAAAAATCCTTACTTTTAAGAACATCTTGCACCGACCCGTCCATAGTTCATTGAGACGAAGAGAGCCATGAGTTCCTTCTTTCTCTTGCTCACGTTTGTAGCTCAGCTAGAATCGGAGAGCAAAATTTAAGAGTTAACATGCATGCGTTAAAATATCCATGGTTGTTCGGCTGGATCCGTCCATATGGCCCAACCCCCTAAGTGACAATGATGATTCTACTCCTGTTAAATAGTGAAATTTTTCTAAAGAATAAAGGTAATGTTGCACACAACTTTGCACTAAAATTGCACTTTTGTAGTATGCAAATAACAACCATATAATAATGTAATTTCCGCACATATTACATAGTATTTGTGTATATACATTTGCACTCACTTAAAATCCCAAAAATGCttacaaaataaaaaataaaaccaactaataaagaaaaataaataacaaaagCAGAACGcataaaaaagaaaaacagaaggaAAGAGGGATTGGCGAGGCGGTACATGTaatgggcttcggcccagtcgcaAATCGACTGATGCAAATATGCGGTGAGTCAAAAAAATCAGCCCAAACCCAGCTCCCAGAACAGTCCAGAAAAAAAAACACAGCACGCATCTCAGGCTATGAATCAACAGCCGAGAAACTGACTGAACCAAAATTAAAATCCAGGGTATGAATCAAATTCATCGAAGTTCATAGACTGGAATTTCTCCATGTGCTCCCCTTCCCCCAGACTCGCTGGAACTACCTACATATACCCGGCGGCCCCTAACAAACCAAGCAAGCACTCCCGCAAAAGAGCAAGCACGTACGTCTGCCGGCCGGGACAAAAACTCCTCAGAAGAGCGATACAAATGGGCAGCTCCAACACCACCAACCCGACGGTTTTCTCTGGCATCGCGGCCGCCGACGACGTGAAGGAACCCTTCCGGCCGCTTAAGCCCGAGGACGTCCGATCTTACATTCACGAGGCTGTCGACTTCATCTGCGACTACTACACCACCGTGGAGTCCATGCCAGTTCTCCCCGACGTCAAGCCGGGGTACCTGCAGCACGAGTTCATGGCGTCCCCGCCAACTTATCCCGCACCGTTCCACGTCACCATGAAGGAGCTCAAGGCCTCCATCATCCCTGGCATGACGCACTGGGCCAGCCCAAACTTCTTCGCTTTCTTCCCCGCCACCAACAGCGCCGTCGCCATCGCCGGAGACCTCATCGCCTCCGCCATGAATACTGTCGGCTTCACGTGGCAGGCTGCCCCCGCAGCAACTGAGTTGGAGGTACTCGCGCTTAACTGGCTCGCGCAGCTCCTTCACCTGCCCGACACCTTCATGAGCCACACGGCCACCGGCGACCGTGGGACCGGAGGCGCCGTCATCCTCGGCACCACCAGCGAGGCAATGCTGGTAACGCTCGTCGCCgcgcgtgacgctgcgctgcgTCGGAGCGGATCTGTGAGAGTGTTTGGCATGCCGGGTCTGGTTGTCTACGCCGGGGACCAGACCCACTCCACCTTCTTCAAGGCATGCCGCCTTGCCGGCTTCGACCCCGCCAACATCCGTTCGATCCCCGCCGGCCCAGAGACCCAATACGCACTGGACCCGGCGAAGCTGCTCGAGGCCATGCAGGCTGACGTCGACGTCGGCCTCGTGCCAACGTACGTTTGCGCCACGGTGGGCACCACATCTTCCAACGCTGTCGACCCAGTGGGGGCCGTCGCCGACATTGCTGCATCCTTTGGCGCGTGGGTCCACGTCGACGCCGCCTATGCCGGCAGCGCCTGCATCTGCCCGGAGTTCCGCCACCACCTCAACGGCGTCGAGCTCGTGGACTCCATCAGCGTCAGTCCGcacaagtggcttctcacctgcCTCGACTGCACCTGCCTCTATGTCCGCGACGCCCACCGCCTAAGCGACTCCATGGAGACAAACCCGGAGTACCTCAAGAACGACGCTACCGACTCCCACGAGGTCACTGATCTCAAGGACATGCAGATCGGCTTGGGCCGACGATTTCGTGGGCTCAAGCTGTGGATGGTCATGCGCACCTATGGCACCGCCAAGCTTCAGGAGCACATTCGCAGCGATGTCAACATGGCCAAGTTGTTCGAAGGTCTCGTCCGCACCGACCACCGGTTCGAGGTCGTCGTGCCTAGAAACTTTGCCATGGTGTGCTTCAGGATCAAGGCTCGTGGAGCCATAACAGAGGAGGCCGCAGATGAGGTCAATCGTGTGCTGATGAAGAATCTGAACAAGACTGGCAAAGCCTACTTTGCGCACACTGTGCTCAGCGACAGGATCTTGCTCCGGTTTGCGGTGGGGTCGTCGCTTCAAGAGGAGAGGCACGTGAGGAGTGCATGGGAGCTCATCAAGAGGACGACCAACGACTTGATGATGGATTAAGTGTGTGCATTCATAGAGAATTTGACCCCAAAAAATGAAAGAAACACACGACTATTTATGTGCCCGACAATTGTAATAGAGAGAGGTTCATACTACAACCTTGATTTATCACCAAAGTCTAAAAAACAACTCTAAACTCCAAAACCGTCTACTTTACAACCTCACATACAAAACCAAACGAAAATCAACCTTTCTCAAGTCAAAACCAGTCAAATGCCTAGTCAGCATCTTAGTCACCCGCCACGTCACACACCCGAAATATGAAAGTCACCCTGCCACATAGGCATCCTAGTAAACTAGATGGTTTCGAAGTTCGGGGTTGTTCTTAAACTTTGTTGACAATTCAGGGTTGTAATATGTGCTTCTTTCTTTGTAACACGAAAAGGAACTGAATCGGGCGGCCAATCAAGTCTCATGCATGTCCACGCATATGCACGCCTTATATTCAAGGCATATGCACTGCTCGCGACGACTTATCCCCTCCCAATCTTCCGCATCCCCTCGTTTCTGTCACTCCCAACATCGACGCAACTTCCCTTCTCGTGCCGCTCTCCTTCCAGTCACCTCTACCACAAGGTTTTTGATCCGGCTCACAACAATGCCTCAACGAGGTTAGTCGCCCCAGCACCCTTTCATCCTCTCGTCCGGCGGAGGCGACCCGATGCGGTGGTGGTTTGTGCTCTCTAGCTCAAGGACCCGAATCGGCAAAgtttgacttgacacaaatctAATACACCAAGTAAAAAAAAGGACCCGAGGGAGTACTAGCTATGAGTGTTGGACTCAAAAAAATATTACAGTCCGTCCAACGTGCAAATTAAACTTCACAGCTCTCCGATATTGAGTAAAGTAACACTAATTGCAATTTCACGTGCAAAATTAACTCTATCAGATCAAGATGACGGGCTTGGTGGCCCACGGACAGCAATCCTCCGAGCTAGTCCTAGCCCGCTGGCTACGGTACCATAGCTAAAATTCTTCGTACAATGCCATAGGGGACCTCCTATTTACCGATCTTATTTACTTGCCAACCACTTAGCTATGCTTGATCAGGATCACCATATGTGGCTTATTTCTCCTCATGGCCCGTCTTTTTATCCCTTAAACATTGACATTGATCAATAAAGTGTTGGCAATTCTCAAACAAAAAAGCAATTACCAGGTGATGAGAGGAATTCCCTATTGGACGCCCGTTGCGTCAATGTGTCGACCTTTCGCACAGATCTAGCTTTTGAGCGATAACTTAGGCTGGCCCATTAAAGAGTTGCAGCGTTTTCGGTTTTAGGAACCTTCTAAAGTTTCCCAACTGGTATTTCTGGTTTCAGGAACCTTCTAGCAGGTTCTCTGCACCGGTTTTCTGTTTCTTTTTGGCTTTtggttttttcttttttctttttttgtttatttttcttctttcttctttcttttttctttcctttttattttctatttttgtttACATTCTTTCTTTTCTTCCCTTTTTTATTTTTCAAGTTGATTTGTTGTCTACTTCAAATTTTGTTCAGATTTTCAAAATGTTCCGCCATTTCAaatatgttcacaaattcaaaaaatgtacaGGACTTTCAAAAAATGTTAATATATTTCAgaatttgttcacaaatttcgAAAAATTTCATATTTCAAAAATACTTCTGGAATTGAAAAAGTGTTCGCGGTTGCAAAATTTGGTCTGAAATTGATAAAATGTTCACATTTGAAAATGTGTTCaggaattttaaaaaatgttaatggTTTCTATTTTTGTTAGATATTTCATGAAGTTACATTGTCAACCTTTTattcaaaaattcaaaaaatgttcacggtttcaaaaaaaatcctaattTCATGAAATGTTCcatttttcaaatatttgttcaaAAATTCGAAAAGAATCACGGTTTAATTTCTTTTTTGGAATTTCATAATTCTTTCACAACTTCAAAGAATGGTCCACGTTTTTCAAAAACATTTTCTACAGTTTCAAATTGTTTGTTCGCATATGCAAAAAAATGTTCCTGTCTATGAAAATTTGTTCAGAAATTCAAAACAATGTTCGCACTTTTTCAAAATATACACTTCCAGAAAAAATGTACACTTTTTTGTAAGATGTTCGCTGCAGTAACTAATTCCAGTTCGATACAGTAGATAGGTACGGTTGTACGGTTGCACTGAGTTATTCTAGATGCGCGCTATTTTACTGGAACCAATGCTAGTCAGTTGGAGTGGCTGGTAGGACGCAGGCATAACCTGTTGATCGCCGGGGCGATTCCTGCCATCGCGCCTGC
This genomic window from Aegilops tauschii subsp. strangulata cultivar AL8/78 chromosome 4, Aet v6.0, whole genome shotgun sequence contains:
- the LOC109749033 gene encoding tryptophan decarboxylase 1, with translation MGSSNTTNPTVFSGIAAADDVKEPFRPLKPEDVRSYIHEAVDFICDYYTTVESMPVLPDVKPGYLQHEFMASPPTYPAPFHVTMKELKASIIPGMTHWASPNFFAFFPATNSAVAIAGDLIASAMNTVGFTWQAAPAATELEVLALNWLAQLLHLPDTFMSHTATGDRGTGGAVILGTTSEAMLVTLVAARDAALRRSGSVRVFGMPGLVVYAGDQTHSTFFKACRLAGFDPANIRSIPAGPETQYALDPAKLLEAMQADVDVGLVPTYVCATVGTTSSNAVDPVGAVADIAASFGAWVHVDAAYAGSACICPEFRHHLNGVELVDSISVSPHKWLLTCLDCTCLYVRDAHRLSDSMETNPEYLKNDATDSHEVTDLKDMQIGLGRRFRGLKLWMVMRTYGTAKLQEHIRSDVNMAKLFEGLVRTDHRFEVVVPRNFAMVCFRIKARGAITEEAADEVNRVLMKNLNKTGKAYFAHTVLSDRILLRFAVGSSLQEERHVRSAWELIKRTTNDLMMD